A DNA window from Gemmatimonadaceae bacterium contains the following coding sequences:
- a CDS encoding succinate dehydrogenase/fumarate reductase iron-sulfur subunit: MNLRLRVWRQAGPAARGRMVEYDAPGISPDMSFLEMLDVVNERLTESGEEPIAFDHDCREGICGSCSLMINGAAHGPMKGTATCQLHMRSFKDRDVIDVEPWRAKAFPVIRDLVVDRGALDRIIQAGGFITASTGGAQDANATLVPKTSADAAMDAAACIGCGACVAACPNASASLFTAAKISHLGHLPQGQPERHRRVLSMVEQMELEDFGGCTLFGECQEACPKEISIDTITRMNGDYICAGLPA, from the coding sequence ATGAACCTGCGCTTGAGAGTCTGGCGCCAGGCAGGACCCGCGGCGCGCGGCCGGATGGTGGAGTACGACGCACCCGGCATCAGCCCGGACATGTCGTTCCTCGAGATGCTCGACGTGGTGAACGAGCGATTGACGGAGAGCGGCGAGGAGCCGATCGCGTTCGATCACGACTGCCGCGAGGGAATCTGCGGGTCGTGCTCGCTGATGATCAACGGAGCGGCGCACGGTCCGATGAAGGGCACCGCGACGTGTCAGCTCCACATGCGCAGTTTCAAGGACCGGGACGTGATAGACGTGGAGCCGTGGCGAGCGAAGGCGTTCCCGGTGATCCGCGATCTCGTGGTGGACCGCGGCGCGCTCGACCGGATCATCCAGGCCGGCGGATTCATCACCGCGTCCACTGGCGGCGCTCAGGACGCGAATGCGACGCTCGTCCCGAAGACGTCCGCCGACGCGGCGATGGATGCCGCCGCGTGCATTGGCTGCGGCGCCTGCGTCGCCGCCTGTCCCAACGCATCCGCATCCCTCTTCACGGCGGCGAAGATCAGCCACCTCGGACATCTTCCGCAGGGACAGCCGGAGCGTCATCGCCGCGTGCTGTCCATGGTAGAGCAGATGGAGCTCGAGGATTTCGGCGGCTGCACGCTTTTCGGTGAATGCCAGGAAGCGTGCCCGAAGGAGATCAGCATCGACACGATCACGAGGATGAACGGCGACTACATCTGTGCTGGTCTCCCGGCTTGA
- the dcd gene encoding dCTP deaminase: MSIQSDRWITQMALEHGMIEPFESSQVRSGVISYGVSSYGYDMRVASEFRIFTNVLNSIVDPKNFDPNSFVEFNGDVCIVPPNSFALARSVEYFRIPRNVLTVTVGKSTYARCGIITNVTPLEPEWEGHVTLEISNTTPLPAKIYANEGIAQVLFFKGEEEPLVSYKDKKGKYQGQTGVTLPKL; this comes from the coding sequence ATGTCAATTCAGTCCGATCGCTGGATCACCCAGATGGCGCTCGAGCATGGGATGATCGAGCCGTTCGAAAGCAGCCAGGTCAGGTCGGGGGTCATTTCGTACGGTGTCAGCTCCTATGGCTACGACATGCGCGTGGCGAGCGAGTTCCGGATTTTCACGAACGTTCTCAATTCCATCGTGGACCCCAAGAATTTCGACCCCAACTCGTTCGTGGAATTCAACGGCGACGTGTGCATAGTGCCGCCCAATTCGTTCGCGCTGGCGAGGTCGGTGGAGTATTTCCGGATTCCGCGTAACGTCCTCACCGTGACGGTCGGCAAGTCCACGTATGCGCGGTGCGGGATAATCACGAACGTCACGCCGCTGGAGCCCGAGTGGGAGGGTCATGTGACGCTCGAGATTTCCAACACGACTCCCCTTCCCGCGAAGATCTACGCCAACGAGGGAATCGCGCAGGTGTTGTTCTTCAAGGGAGAGGAGGAGCCGCTGGTTTCCTATAAGGACAAGAAGGGAAAATACCAGGGGCAGACCGGGGTGACGCTGCCGAAGCTGTGA
- a CDS encoding IS630 family transposase: MSYAAVPVTLAPEEADTLGRWARAGRSEHRQAFRARIILRAAAGEGTNAIAESLGTRPATVSKWRTRFATQRLAGLRDAMRPGKPRLYTEATERRILAQLDAPPPPGYAQWNGRLVARALRDVSADQVWAILRKHKIALARRRSWCISTDPEFARKAADIVALYLRPPENALVISVDEKPHIQALERAQGYLKFPNGRAMTGFSHEYKRHGTSTLFAALAVATGRVVAGHYRRRRRVEFLDFMNRVVAAYPDQELHVVLDNLSTHKPKHDRWLARHPRVHLHYTPTHASWLNLIEVWFSILARAALAGVSFTSVRALREAIDRFLAAWKTEAHPFEWTKEVVHQVPLKSRYSDLLK; this comes from the coding sequence ATGAGTTATGCTGCGGTGCCGGTCACGCTCGCGCCAGAGGAGGCCGACACGCTCGGCCGGTGGGCGCGCGCCGGGCGAAGCGAGCACCGGCAAGCCTTTCGTGCCCGCATCATCTTGCGCGCGGCAGCCGGCGAAGGGACGAACGCCATCGCCGAGTCGCTCGGCACCCGGCCCGCTACGGTGAGCAAGTGGCGCACGCGGTTCGCCACGCAGCGGCTGGCCGGCCTGAGGGATGCGATGCGTCCCGGGAAGCCGCGCCTCTACACGGAGGCGACGGAACGCCGGATCCTGGCGCAACTCGATGCGCCGCCGCCGCCGGGCTATGCGCAGTGGAACGGCCGGCTCGTCGCCCGTGCACTGAGAGATGTCTCGGCTGACCAGGTATGGGCGATTTTGCGGAAGCACAAGATCGCTCTCGCGCGGCGGCGGAGTTGGTGCATCAGTACCGATCCAGAGTTTGCGCGCAAAGCGGCCGACATCGTCGCCCTGTACCTGCGCCCGCCGGAGAACGCCTTGGTGATCTCCGTTGATGAGAAGCCTCATATTCAAGCGCTGGAGCGGGCTCAGGGCTACTTGAAGTTCCCCAATGGACGGGCGATGACGGGCTTCTCGCATGAATACAAGCGGCATGGCACGTCGACACTCTTCGCCGCCCTGGCAGTTGCGACGGGCCGGGTCGTGGCGGGGCACTACCGCCGCCGCCGGCGGGTGGAGTTCCTCGATTTCATGAATCGGGTCGTCGCGGCCTATCCGGACCAAGAGCTGCATGTCGTCCTGGACAACCTGAGCACCCATAAACCGAAGCACGACCGTTGGCTCGCTCGCCATCCTCGCGTTCACTTGCACTACACGCCCACGCACGCGAGCTGGCTCAATCTGATCGAAGTCTGGTTCAGCATCCTCGCGCGCGCCGCGCTGGCGGGCGTCAGTTTCACCAGCGTACGGGCGTTGCGCGAGGCGATCGATCGCTTCCTGGCCGCATGGAAGACGGAGGCCCATCCGTTCGAGTGGACGAAAGAAGTTGTGCATCAAGTCCCGCTCAAATCACGTTACTCTGATTTACTCAAGTAA
- a CDS encoding PKD domain-containing protein encodes MSAWNTDDYATGTASGTSMAAPHVAGAAALYLQSNPGASPAAVAQALVSSATNGVLTGLVGTSPNRLLRVAGSSSGDTATAPAPAPAPAPSPPPVNAAPIASFSVSCPSNKNNCSFDASGSSDDSGIASYSWNFGDGTSSVSAANPRASHSYSAKGTYSVTLTVSDAAGLQTSATQRVSVKSLSR; translated from the coding sequence ATGTCAGCATGGAATACCGACGACTACGCGACGGGAACGGCGAGCGGAACGTCAATGGCCGCGCCGCACGTCGCTGGGGCGGCTGCGCTCTACCTGCAGAGCAATCCGGGAGCGTCACCGGCGGCAGTCGCACAGGCGCTCGTCTCGTCGGCAACGAATGGCGTCCTGACAGGACTCGTCGGTACCTCGCCGAACAGGCTTCTCCGAGTGGCGGGATCCAGCAGCGGAGATACTGCGACCGCGCCAGCCCCTGCGCCGGCGCCGGCACCGAGTCCCCCGCCGGTGAATGCAGCTCCGATCGCAAGCTTCTCGGTCAGCTGTCCCTCGAACAAGAACAACTGCTCGTTCGATGCATCGGGCTCGAGCGACGACTCGGGAATTGCCAGCTACTCGTGGAACTTCGGCGACGGTACGTCGAGCGTGAGCGCGGCGAATCCGAGGGCGAGCCACTCCTATTCAGCGAAGGGCACTTACTCAGTCACGCTGACGGTGAGCGATGCGGCCGGTCTCCAGACGAGCGCGACGCAGAGAGTATCCGTGAAGAGTCTCAGCAGGTAA
- a CDS encoding NADH-quinone oxidoreductase subunit B family protein yields the protein MGLAARPETRTVSWQPESQEGWVATRLDFLVNWGRANSLWPMPFGTACCAIEFMATAASRFDLARFGMERMSFSPRQADVLICAGRVPFKLAPVIRRIWQQMPQPKWCISMGACASTGGMFDNYAVVQGIDTIIPVDVYVPGCPPRPEGLLYGIRMLQEKVMAERLVDNRLRDEMNPDPSSQLYIPPSVIDELGEPFGNSVHQTRSAP from the coding sequence ATGGGATTAGCGGCACGTCCTGAGACCCGCACGGTCTCCTGGCAACCCGAAAGTCAGGAAGGCTGGGTCGCGACCCGCCTGGATTTCCTCGTCAACTGGGGACGAGCGAACTCCCTCTGGCCGATGCCGTTCGGCACGGCCTGCTGCGCGATCGAGTTCATGGCCACCGCGGCCAGCCGGTTCGACCTCGCCCGCTTCGGCATGGAGAGAATGAGCTTCTCTCCGCGACAGGCGGACGTCCTGATCTGCGCCGGCCGCGTTCCGTTCAAGCTCGCCCCCGTCATCCGCCGCATCTGGCAGCAGATGCCTCAGCCAAAGTGGTGCATCTCGATGGGTGCCTGCGCCTCGACCGGTGGCATGTTCGACAACTACGCGGTGGTGCAGGGAATTGACACGATCATTCCGGTTGACGTGTACGTGCCCGGCTGCCCGCCACGGCCTGAAGGCCTACTCTATGGAATCCGCATGCTCCAGGAGAAGGTCATGGCCGAACGGCTCGTGGACAACCGGCTGCGCGACGAAATGAATCCCGACCCCTCGAGCCAGCTCTACATCCCGCCGTCGGTCATTGACGAGCTGGGAGAGCCGTTCGGCAATTCGGTCCACCAGACGCGCTCCGCACCGTGA
- the mdh gene encoding malate dehydrogenase: MVNKITVVGAGNVGATTAQRVAEKELARHVVLVDIMEGVPQGKGLDQWESAPIEGFDSRVIGTNGYDEAANSDIVIVTAGIARKPGMSRDDLLNTNAGIVKSVSESIKATSPDAILIMVSNPLDVMSWVAKEVTGFPRERVLGMAGVLDSARYRSFLAEALDVSVRDIQAMVLGGHGDTMVPLVSYTSVSGIPVTQLMPKERLDAIIERTRNGGAEIVKLLKTGSAYYAPSAAAVQMCEAIVRDQKRILPCAAWLEGEYGMSGLFLGVPCKLGRKGLEGILEVTLTDEERAALERSAEAVREPMSAVKL, from the coding sequence ATGGTCAACAAGATTACGGTCGTCGGCGCAGGCAACGTAGGCGCGACGACTGCGCAGCGTGTCGCCGAAAAGGAGCTGGCCCGCCACGTCGTACTCGTGGACATCATGGAAGGCGTGCCGCAGGGGAAGGGACTCGATCAGTGGGAGTCGGCGCCGATCGAGGGATTCGACTCCCGTGTCATCGGCACCAACGGCTACGACGAGGCCGCCAATTCCGACATCGTCATCGTCACCGCCGGCATTGCGCGCAAGCCAGGCATGTCCCGCGACGATCTTCTCAACACCAATGCCGGCATCGTGAAGTCGGTGTCCGAGAGCATCAAGGCGACGTCGCCTGACGCGATTCTCATCATGGTGTCAAACCCGCTCGACGTCATGTCGTGGGTGGCGAAGGAAGTGACGGGGTTCCCGCGCGAGCGCGTGCTCGGAATGGCGGGAGTCCTCGACTCGGCGCGGTACCGCTCGTTCCTCGCCGAGGCGCTCGACGTGTCCGTTCGCGACATCCAGGCGATGGTGCTCGGCGGCCACGGCGACACGATGGTGCCGCTTGTTTCGTACACGAGCGTCAGCGGCATTCCGGTCACGCAGCTCATGCCGAAGGAGCGCCTCGACGCGATTATCGAGCGCACGCGCAACGGCGGCGCCGAAATCGTGAAACTCCTCAAGACCGGTTCAGCCTATTACGCGCCTTCAGCCGCGGCCGTGCAGATGTGCGAGGCGATCGTGCGCGACCAGAAGCGCATTCTCCCGTGCGCCGCGTGGCTCGAGGGCGAATACGGGATGTCGGGACTCTTCCTTGGCGTGCCGTGCAAGCTTGGCCGGAAAGGGCTTGAGGGGATCCTCGAGGTTACCCTCACTGACGAGGAGCGTGCGGCGCTCGAGCGCAGCGCGGAAGCGGTCAGGGAGCCGATGAGCGCAGTCAAGCTCTGA
- a CDS encoding NADH-quinone oxidoreductase subunit A, with protein sequence MSRAYLPVLMLLGFVVMNGLLIVVLSALLKRSRPTPVKQTPYESGIPVLGDARERFSIKFYLVAILFIVFDIETVFMIPWAVYYRQLSCTAELVAGACPAGQITFFGLGEMLVFMAILLVGLAYVWKKGALQWD encoded by the coding sequence ATGAGTCGCGCGTACTTGCCTGTCCTGATGTTGCTTGGATTCGTGGTCATGAATGGGCTGCTGATAGTGGTGTTGTCGGCACTCCTCAAGCGCTCACGCCCGACTCCGGTCAAGCAGACCCCCTACGAGTCCGGCATCCCCGTTCTCGGCGACGCCAGAGAGCGATTCTCCATCAAGTTCTACCTCGTCGCCATCCTGTTTATCGTGTTCGACATCGAAACCGTTTTCATGATCCCGTGGGCCGTTTACTATAGACAGCTTTCCTGCACGGCCGAGCTCGTCGCCGGCGCGTGCCCGGCCGGACAGATCACGTTCTTCGGTCTCGGTGAAATGCTCGTATTCATGGCGATCCTGCTCGTCGGGCTCGCCTACGTCTGGAAGAAGGGAGCACTGCAATGGGATTAG
- the moaA gene encoding GTP 3',8-cyclase MoaA, with protein MTEPRTDQFGRRIEYLRISVTDKCNFRCLYCMPPEGLQWLPKAEILSYEEIAGIVSQLAPEGLSRVRVTGGEPTIRPNLEVLISLLRAIGGIRDIALSTNGVRLVELAAKYRAAGLDRVNISVDSLRPERIAAIARRDMGFNPIAAAAAAERAGLSPVKINVVVMRGINDDEIADFARLTLDNPWHVRFIELMPVGSMSGVIWEHVVASAEVLERAASVGALSRSPGPSRGNGPAEYHSFDGAPGSIGVITPMTHTYCASCNRVRLTADGKLRTCLFGDHEVNLREPFREGADMAPLFRRALAGKPLEHELLQMRTGGLRALSQVGG; from the coding sequence GTGACCGAGCCGCGAACCGACCAGTTCGGCAGAAGGATCGAGTATCTCCGTATCTCCGTCACCGACAAGTGCAATTTCCGCTGTCTCTACTGCATGCCGCCTGAGGGCCTGCAGTGGCTCCCCAAGGCGGAGATACTGAGCTACGAGGAGATCGCGGGCATCGTTTCGCAGCTCGCGCCCGAAGGGCTCAGTCGCGTACGCGTTACGGGCGGTGAGCCGACGATCCGCCCGAACCTGGAAGTGCTCATCAGTCTGCTCCGCGCCATCGGCGGCATTCGAGACATCGCTCTCTCGACCAATGGGGTGCGCCTCGTCGAGCTCGCGGCGAAGTATCGCGCCGCGGGCCTCGACCGCGTGAATATCAGCGTGGACTCGCTCCGCCCCGAGCGGATCGCGGCGATCGCCCGACGAGACATGGGCTTCAACCCGATTGCCGCTGCTGCTGCCGCTGAGCGGGCGGGCCTTTCTCCCGTGAAGATCAACGTGGTCGTCATGCGTGGCATCAACGACGACGAGATCGCCGATTTCGCACGCCTGACACTCGATAACCCGTGGCATGTCCGTTTCATCGAACTGATGCCGGTGGGATCCATGAGTGGCGTCATCTGGGAACACGTCGTGGCATCGGCCGAAGTGCTCGAGCGAGCCGCATCTGTCGGTGCTCTGTCCCGTTCGCCTGGCCCTTCGCGCGGGAACGGTCCGGCCGAGTATCACTCGTTCGACGGCGCGCCCGGATCGATTGGCGTCATCACCCCCATGACTCACACCTATTGCGCGAGCTGCAACCGCGTGCGTCTCACGGCCGACGGAAAGCTGCGTACGTGTCTGTTCGGCGATCATGAGGTGAACCTCCGCGAGCCGTTCCGCGAAGGCGCTGATATGGCGCCGCTTTTTCGGCGCGCACTCGCCGGGAAGCCGCTGGAGCACGAGCTTCTCCAGATGCGCACCGGCGGATTGCGTGCTCTTTCGCAGGTTGGAGGCTGA
- a CDS encoding fumarate reductase/succinate dehydrogenase flavoprotein subunit, which yields MELKARIPAGPLEKKWDRHRFEMKLVNPANKRKYSVIVVGTGLGGGAAAATLGELGYNVKCFCFQDSPRRAHSIAAQGGINAAKNYQNDGDSIHRLFYDTIKGGDFRSREANVYRLAEISVNIIDQCVAQGVPFAREYGGLLANRSFGGAQVSRTFYARGQTGQQLLLGAYQALERQIALGSVKMFPRTEMLDVVVIDGRARGIITRDLITGEIQPHVADAVVLGTGGYANVFYLSTNAKGSNATAIWRAYKRGAAFANPCFTQIHPTCIPVSGEHQSKLTLMSESLRNDGRVWVPKANGDKRPPNQIPEAERDYYLERKYPSFGNLAPRDIASRCAKEVCDEGRGVGEGGLGVYLDFADAIERLGEGVIRERYGNLFEMYQRITDEDPYKVPMRIYPAAHYVMGGLWVDYSLMSTVEGLYVIGEANFSDHGANRLGASALMQGLADGYFVIPNTIGDYLATARPPKVDENHPAFREAVAEVDERTRRLLSIDGKRTVDSFHRELGHIMWSYCGMARNEAGLKKALELIPVLRDEFWRNVNVPGSDAQLNQALEKAGRVADFMELAELMCRDALHRTESCGGHFREESQTPDGEALRDDEHFAYVAAWEYAGEGQAPILNKEPLVFENVKLSQRSYK from the coding sequence ATGGAACTGAAAGCACGCATCCCCGCGGGCCCGCTGGAGAAGAAATGGGACCGCCATCGCTTCGAGATGAAGCTCGTCAATCCCGCCAACAAGCGGAAATACTCCGTCATCGTCGTCGGCACCGGCCTTGGCGGCGGAGCAGCGGCCGCGACTCTCGGCGAGCTCGGATACAACGTGAAGTGCTTCTGCTTCCAGGATTCACCGCGGCGCGCGCACAGCATCGCCGCCCAGGGCGGAATCAACGCGGCCAAGAACTACCAGAATGACGGCGACAGCATCCACCGTCTTTTCTATGACACGATAAAAGGCGGCGATTTCCGCTCCCGCGAGGCGAACGTCTACCGCCTCGCGGAGATCAGCGTGAACATCATTGATCAGTGCGTGGCACAGGGAGTTCCGTTCGCTCGCGAGTATGGCGGACTGCTGGCGAACCGGTCGTTCGGCGGAGCGCAGGTGTCGCGCACGTTCTACGCGCGTGGTCAGACCGGACAGCAGCTGCTGCTTGGTGCGTACCAGGCGCTCGAGAGGCAGATCGCGCTCGGATCCGTGAAGATGTTCCCGCGCACAGAGATGCTCGATGTCGTGGTCATTGACGGAAGGGCGCGCGGGATCATCACCCGCGATCTGATCACCGGCGAGATCCAGCCGCACGTCGCCGATGCCGTCGTGCTGGGAACCGGCGGTTACGCCAATGTTTTCTATCTCTCGACCAACGCCAAGGGGTCGAACGCGACCGCCATCTGGCGCGCGTACAAGCGCGGAGCTGCGTTCGCTAATCCGTGCTTCACGCAGATCCACCCGACCTGCATTCCGGTCAGCGGGGAACACCAGTCCAAGCTGACCCTCATGAGCGAGTCGCTCCGCAACGACGGACGCGTGTGGGTTCCAAAGGCGAATGGTGACAAGCGCCCGCCGAACCAGATACCCGAGGCGGAGCGGGACTATTACCTCGAGCGCAAGTATCCGAGCTTCGGCAATCTCGCTCCGCGCGACATCGCTTCACGCTGCGCGAAGGAAGTGTGCGACGAGGGCAGGGGAGTCGGCGAAGGCGGACTTGGCGTCTATCTCGACTTCGCCGACGCCATCGAGCGCCTCGGCGAAGGAGTCATTCGAGAGCGGTACGGCAACCTCTTCGAGATGTATCAGCGTATCACCGACGAGGATCCGTATAAGGTGCCGATGCGCATCTATCCCGCAGCGCACTACGTCATGGGCGGCTTGTGGGTGGACTACAGCCTCATGAGCACCGTCGAAGGGCTGTACGTCATCGGCGAAGCCAATTTCTCCGATCACGGCGCCAATCGTCTCGGCGCGAGCGCGTTGATGCAGGGGCTGGCGGACGGATACTTCGTGATCCCCAACACGATCGGAGACTATCTCGCCACCGCCCGGCCGCCGAAGGTGGACGAGAATCACCCGGCTTTCCGCGAGGCGGTGGCGGAGGTGGACGAGCGCACCCGGCGGCTGCTCTCGATAGATGGAAAGCGGACCGTCGATTCATTTCACCGCGAGCTGGGCCACATCATGTGGAGCTACTGCGGGATGGCGCGAAACGAGGCGGGACTGAAGAAGGCGCTCGAGCTGATCCCTGTGCTGCGCGACGAGTTCTGGCGGAACGTCAATGTGCCCGGAAGCGATGCGCAGCTCAATCAGGCGCTGGAGAAGGCGGGACGCGTCGCCGATTTCATGGAGCTGGCCGAGTTGATGTGCCGCGACGCGCTGCATCGCACAGAATCGTGCGGAGGACATTTCCGTGAGGAAAGCCAGACTCCCGACGGTGAAGCGCTGCGCGACGACGAGCACTTCGCGTACGTGGCGGCATGGGAGTACGCGGGAGAAGGCCAGGCGCCGATTCTGAACAAGGAGCCGCTGGTTTTCGAGAACGTCAAGCTCTCGCAGAGGAGCTACAAGTAA
- a CDS encoding succinate dehydrogenase cytochrome b subunit has product MNRAIRFYQSAIGKKVVMGVTGLIGIGFVIGHMSGNLLAFRGAEAINAYARFLKSTGELLWILRLVLIAAVILHVVAAYQLTMQNRAARPVGYVNREPQVSTWAARTLRWGGVLLLLFIVLHIMHFTTGTIEPAGAFSETDVHANIVTSFRLWWVTLFYVIAMIALGLHLYHGAWSSVRSLGISPPSNDPLHRRVALVIAVVVWLGFTAVPVAVFAGLID; this is encoded by the coding sequence ATGAACCGGGCAATCCGCTTCTACCAGTCGGCGATCGGAAAGAAAGTCGTGATGGGTGTCACCGGCCTGATTGGAATCGGGTTCGTGATCGGGCACATGTCGGGCAACCTCCTCGCCTTTCGCGGGGCGGAAGCAATCAACGCCTATGCCCGGTTTCTCAAGAGCACGGGCGAGCTTCTGTGGATCCTGCGCCTGGTGCTCATCGCCGCAGTGATTCTGCACGTCGTCGCCGCGTATCAGCTCACGATGCAGAACCGCGCGGCACGTCCTGTCGGGTACGTCAACCGCGAGCCCCAGGTGAGCACCTGGGCGGCACGCACGCTGCGGTGGGGCGGCGTGCTTCTCCTTCTGTTCATCGTGCTCCACATAATGCATTTCACGACCGGGACCATCGAGCCGGCAGGCGCGTTCAGCGAGACCGACGTACACGCCAACATCGTCACGAGCTTCCGGTTGTGGTGGGTGACCCTCTTCTACGTAATCGCGATGATCGCGCTCGGACTGCATCTCTATCACGGTGCATGGAGCTCGGTGCGGTCGCTTGGCATCTCACCGCCGTCGAACGATCCGTTGCACCGCCGCGTCGCACTTGTGATCGCGGTGGTCGTCTGGCTCGGCTTCACCGCCGTGCCCGTCGCCGTCTTCGCCGGACTCATAGACTGA